The Calypte anna isolate BGI_N300 chromosome 2, bCalAnn1_v1.p, whole genome shotgun sequence genome includes a window with the following:
- the LOC103526323 gene encoding LOW QUALITY PROTEIN: serine/threonine-protein kinase SBK2 (The sequence of the model RefSeq protein was modified relative to this genomic sequence to represent the inferred CDS: deleted 3 bases in 2 codons), which yields MNWPQEGPPYNVMADGYLPSSPPFPLFFPSQRSPSAGGSVPRTRGMGKGRSVTPIPVMPGSPPGCSAQAEPSPEAAGREGRQPTAISAALLEKHSAMAKSSAAPVSVAPTVLEELLEITAQSLVRTEVAEHYEVIRELGRGKYGHVMLVTHRQRGTPMALKLLPKASTKLHTFLYEYCVALSLATHPAIISMFGIAIESSQYYGFLYEAALHKDLISIIKPRDGIPEAAAKQCAKQLVSALEFIHSRGLVYRDVKPENVLLFDPECRLIKLTDFGLTRPKGTKLKLVAGVIPYTAPELSNTADAQGVPIDASMDAWAFGVLLFCLLTGYFPWEQSLPDDPFFEDFMLWQETGLEKDLPRHWKRLTAEAALMLRNLLALDPAKRSPVSGALHYVDFPWRLEDRQNEEAVVKP from the exons ATGAACTGGCCTCAAGAGGGGCCTCCTTACAACGTGATG GCAGATGGATAtctcccctcatcccccccatttcctctcttttttccttcccagaggTCACCTTCAGCAGGAGGCAGTGTG CCAAGGACCAGAGGCATGGGGAAGGGGCGGAGCGTCACGCCTATCCCTGTAATGCCTGGCAGC CCCCCTGGCTGCTCAGCGCAGGCTGAACCCAGCCCGGAggctgcaggaagggaagggaggcagCCCACGGCCATCAGTGCTGCActgctggagaag CACTCAGCAATGGCCAAGAGCTCAGCTGCACCTGTGTCAGTGGCACCCACTGTCCTGGAAGAGCTCCTGGAAATCACAGCTCAGAGCCTGGTGCGCACTGAGGTGGCCGAGCACTATGAGGTTATTCgggagctgggaaggggcaAATATGGACATGTGATGCTAGTGACCCACAGGCAGAGAG ggactCCTATGGCTCTCAAGCTGCTACCCAAAGCCAGTACCAAGCTGCACACCTTCCTGTATGAGTATTGTGTGGCACTCTCCCTCGCCACCCACCCTGCCATCATCAGCATGTTTGGAATTGCCATCGAGTCCAGCCAGTACTATGGCTTCCTCTATGAAGCAGCACTGCACAAAGACCTCATCTCTATTATCAAGCCCCGG GACGGGATCCCCGAGGCGGCCGCCAAGCAGTGTGCCAAGCAGCTGGTGAGCGCGCTGGAGTTCATCCACAGCCGAGGGCTGGTGTACCGTGACGTGAAGCCTGAGAACGTGCTGCTTTTCGATCCCGAGTGCCGGCTCATCAAGCTGACTGACTTTGGGCTCACACGGCCCAAAGGTACCAAGCTTAAGCTGGTGGCTGGGGTAATCCCTTACActgccccagagctgagcaACACCGCCGATGCCCAAGGGGTGCCTATCGATGCCAGCATGGACGCCTGGGCCTTTGGTGTGCTTCTTTTCTGCCTGCTGACTGGCTACttcccctgggagcagagcctgccgGATGACCCTTTTTTTGAGGACTTTATGCTGTGGCAGGAGACTGGCTTGGAGAAGGACCTGCCCCGCCACTGGAAACGCCTGACAGCTGAGGCTGCCCTGATGCTGAGGAACCTGCTGGCCCTGGATCCAGCCAAACGCAGCCCTGTCAGTGGGGCATTGCACTATGTGGACTTCCCTTGGAGGCTGGAGGACAGGCAGAATGAAGAGGCTGTGGTGAAGCCTTAG
- the LOC103526289 gene encoding carboxymethylenebutenolidase homolog, which yields MANESRPCPCDIGDRFDYGGRGQEIQIEHIKAYVCKPPASTGKAVIVIHDIFGWQLPNTRYMTDMLAANGYVAICPDFFVGQEAWKPSNDWATFDEWRKTRNASKIDKEVDVTLKYLSEQCGAKKTGAIGFCWGGAAVHHLMLKNPHLKAGVSLYGVIKFFEDSYSLLHPTFFIFGEKDDIIPLEQVTLLEQKLKENCKVDHEVKIYPGQTHGFVHRKREDINPQDKPFIEEGRKDMINWLNKYL from the exons ATGGCTAATGAGTCGAGGCCCTGCCCTTGTGATATTGGAGACAGGTTTGACTATGGAGGCCGTGGCCAGGAAATACAAATTGAACACATCAAGGCGTATGTTTGCAAACCACCTGCCAGCACAGGCAAAGCTGTGATTGTGATTCATGATATATTTGGATGGCAACTCCCAAACACCAGATACATGACTGATATGCTTGCAGCTAATGGATACGT aGCCATCTGCCCAGATTTTTTTGTGGGACAAGAAGCTTGGAAACCTTCTAATGACTGGGCGACTTTTGATGAGTGGCGGAAAACCCGAAATGCCAGCAAAATAGACAA AGAAGTTGATGTCACCCTGAAGTACCTAAGTGAACAATGTGGTGCAAAGAAGACCGGTGCCATTGGGTTTTGCTGGGGTGGAGCAGCAGTACATCATCTGATGCTGAAAAACCCTCATTTAAAGGCAGGAGTGTCCCTCTATG GAGTGATCAAGTTCTTTGAGGACAGCTACAGTTTGCTTCATCCCACCTTCTTCATTTTTGGTGAAAAGGATGATATCATCCCATTGGAACAG GTCACCCTGCTGGAgcaaaagctaaaagaaaactgtaaagtTGATCATGAAGTTAAAATTTACCCCGGACAGACACATGGGTTTGTACATCGCAAAAGAGAAGATATCAATCCTCAAGATAAACCTTTTAttgaggaaggaagaaaggataTGATCAACTGGCTAAATAAATATCTCTAG